One window from the genome of Molothrus ater isolate BHLD 08-10-18 breed brown headed cowbird chromosome 5, BPBGC_Mater_1.1, whole genome shotgun sequence encodes:
- the OPN1SW gene encoding short-wave-sensitive opsin 1, whose translation MDEEEFYLFKNQSSVGPWDGPQYHIAPMWAFYLQTIFMGLVFVAGTPLNAIVLIVTIKYKKLRQPLNYILVNISVSGLMCCVFCIFTVFVASSQGYFVFGKHMCAFEGFAGATGGLVTGWSLAFLAFERYIVICKPFGNFRFNSRHALLVVAATWIIGVGVAIPPFFGWSRYIPEGLQCSCGPDWYTVGTKYKSEYYTWFLFIFCFIVPLSLIIFSYSQLLSALRAVAAQQQESATTQKAEREVSRMVVVMVGSFCMCYVPYAALAMYMVNNREHGIDLRLVTIPAFFSKSSCVYNPIIYCFMNKQFRACIMETVCGRPMSDDSEVSSSAQRTEVSSVSSSQVGPS comes from the exons ATGGACGAGGAAGAGTTCTACCTGTTCAAGAACCAGTCGTCGGTGGGGCCCTGGGATGGGCCCCAGTACCACATCGCGCCCATGTGGGCCTTCTACCTGCAGACCATCTTCATGGGGCTGGTGTTTGTGGCGGGCACCCCCCTGAACGCCATCGTCCTCATCGTCACCATCAAGTACAAGAAGCTGCGGCAGCCGCTCAACTACATCCTGGTGAACATCTCCGTCAGCGGCCTCATGTGCTGCGTCTTCTGCATCTTCACCGTCTTCGTGGCCAGCTCCCAGGGATACTTTGTCTTCGGGAAGCACATGTGTGCCTTTGAGGGCTTTGCAGGGGCCACCGGAG ggctggtgacAGGGTGGTCCTTGGCCTTCCTGGCCTTTGAGCGCTACATCGTCATCTGCAAACCCTTCGGCAACTTCCGCTTCAACTCGCGCCACGCGCTGCTGGTGGTGGCGGCCACCTGGATCATCGGCGTCGGCGTCGCCATCCCACCCTTCTTCggctggagcag GTACATCCCCgaggggctgcagtgctcctgcgGCCCCGACTGGTACACGGTGGGCACCAAGTACAAGAGCGAGTACTACACCTGGTTCCTCTTCATCTTCTGCTTCATCGTCCCCCTCTCCCTCATCATCTTCTCCTACTCCCAGCTGCTCAGCGCCCTGCGGGCC GTGGCGGCGCAGCAGCAGGAGTCGGCCACGACACAGAAGGCGGAGCGGGAGGTGTCACGCATGGTCGTGGTCATGGTGGGCTCCTTCTGCATGTGCTACGTGCCCTACGCGGCGCTGGCCATGTACATGGTGAACAACCGCGAGCACGGCATCGACCTGCGCCTCGTCACCATCCCTGCCTTCTTCTCCAAGAGCTCCTGCGTCTACAACCCCATCATCTACTGCTTCATGAACAAACAG TTCCGCGCCTGCATCATGGAGACGGTGTGCGGGCGGCCCATGTCAGACGACTCCGAGGTGTCCAGCTCGGCCCAGCGCACCGAGGTCTCCTCCGTGTCCTCCAGCCAGGTCGGCCCCAGCTGA